A genome region from Anopheles stephensi strain Indian chromosome 2, UCI_ANSTEP_V1.0, whole genome shotgun sequence includes the following:
- the LOC118504824 gene encoding uncharacterized protein LOC118504824 isoform X2 — translation MEGSAHDMPSNTVTTLTFTTTMFRTKMGTTLEHFFAWFSCAISPNTIALSGRDGPPARREQSTPTGDRLHCVNHPVQCNQATQHFSSATAPS, via the exons GGATCGGCTCATGATATGCCTTCAAATACCGTTACTACATTAACCTTCACAACGACCATGTTCCGGACAAAAATGGGGACGACACTGGAGCATTTCTTTGCCTGGTTCAGCTGCGCAATat CACCTAACACTATCGCACTGAGCGGCCGGGATGGGCCTCCGGCTCGAAGGGAACAATCGACACCAACAGGAGATCGACTACACTGTGTGAACCATCCTGTCCAGTGCAACCAGGCAACACAACATTTctcttcagcaacagcaccatcataa